From Haloglomus litoreum, the proteins below share one genomic window:
- a CDS encoding tubulin-like doman-containing protein — protein sequence MSSGRSRTVVVGAGGAGIDVLAALAGSDGAGWGTTHDDRFEYVAVAADPAALGRAPEGATEVRLAVDPDDVADARATHPYLRPDGVGADGQGRQRPVGRYALDSRGGDARSALRDAVDGAFDSLLAGTDSDPGGIDDERVRSCNVVHVHALDDGLGSGSFPLVAHVLDAATDERRERHGVSTYVAGIGIIPELSHGVGSGFESIVPPGERWRYANTYAALRDLETLTLSTADDPLPVHLHAERDGAAEARFVLGADEPQGYIDGSPYRHHFLVGDGGHRTADAAGPGPAYAQRVEAVVGAIHGLAALGPGVHTWLTPPSGTAHFGSFGQSELSVPIEDVRAYCRLDERVAELEGRLGGAESAAGGERSGEAPDDIEAELAAARAEREAVVERLTTPRYGPRRGRLALDERMVRRHLDRETLRTELTSLRAFDEAGYLVRDLQTVLESRLPLACAWQSRLLTWSEGSAGGTVGGHYGGRREVWMLHSEENTDLPSADRTEAGQHTFRRSGENAPFPPFADPYTVQFLTYCVEAPLSDLRVYAELDGAAASGRLDELLETWDDHRQAFAYPEWYDRDLRRYFGIRTRVDLPRPPELDLDAVRTERTGADLATWVSSHGLASYLWLGDEWDRYEGYITTHGTDPVGWRAGLADHGLSYQDMRALVPNGEPVARWVAGDRSWRDLLSQVTDRLAEREGLSVAFIDGEST from the coding sequence ATGTCGAGCGGGCGTAGCCGGACGGTCGTCGTCGGCGCCGGGGGAGCCGGTATCGATGTCCTCGCGGCGCTGGCCGGCAGCGACGGTGCCGGGTGGGGTACGACGCACGACGACCGGTTCGAGTACGTCGCCGTCGCTGCGGACCCGGCGGCGCTCGGGCGAGCGCCGGAGGGTGCCACAGAGGTACGGCTCGCGGTCGACCCCGACGACGTGGCCGACGCCCGGGCGACCCACCCGTACCTCCGCCCGGACGGCGTCGGGGCCGACGGCCAGGGCCGCCAGCGACCCGTCGGGCGGTACGCGCTCGACAGCCGGGGCGGGGACGCACGGAGCGCCCTCCGCGACGCCGTCGACGGCGCGTTCGATTCGCTCCTCGCGGGGACCGACAGCGACCCCGGGGGCATCGACGACGAACGGGTGCGGTCCTGCAACGTCGTCCACGTCCACGCCCTGGACGACGGGCTCGGGAGTGGGAGCTTCCCGCTCGTCGCACACGTCCTCGACGCGGCCACGGACGAGCGCCGCGAGCGACACGGGGTGTCGACCTACGTCGCGGGTATCGGCATCATCCCGGAGCTATCACACGGGGTCGGGAGCGGGTTCGAGTCCATCGTCCCCCCGGGCGAGCGGTGGCGATACGCGAACACCTACGCCGCGCTCAGGGACCTCGAGACGCTCACCCTGTCGACCGCCGACGACCCGCTGCCGGTCCACCTCCACGCCGAGCGGGACGGTGCCGCGGAGGCCAGGTTCGTCCTCGGTGCCGACGAGCCCCAGGGCTACATCGACGGATCGCCGTACCGTCATCACTTCCTCGTCGGCGACGGCGGACACCGGACGGCCGACGCCGCCGGCCCGGGGCCGGCGTACGCCCAGCGCGTCGAGGCGGTGGTCGGGGCGATCCACGGTCTCGCGGCACTCGGCCCCGGAGTCCACACCTGGCTCACGCCGCCATCGGGGACGGCCCACTTCGGGTCGTTCGGGCAGTCGGAGCTGTCGGTCCCCATCGAGGACGTCCGGGCGTACTGCCGCCTGGACGAACGGGTCGCCGAACTCGAGGGGCGTCTCGGCGGGGCCGAGAGTGCGGCGGGCGGGGAGCGGTCGGGAGAGGCACCCGACGATATCGAGGCCGAGCTGGCGGCGGCACGGGCCGAACGTGAGGCAGTGGTCGAGCGGCTCACCACCCCGCGGTACGGGCCCCGTCGGGGGCGGCTCGCGCTCGACGAGCGGATGGTCCGCCGGCACCTCGACCGCGAGACCCTCCGGACGGAGCTCACCTCGCTGCGCGCGTTCGACGAGGCGGGATACCTGGTCCGTGACCTGCAGACGGTGCTGGAGAGCCGCCTCCCGCTGGCCTGCGCGTGGCAGTCCCGGCTCCTGACCTGGAGCGAGGGGAGCGCGGGGGGGACGGTCGGCGGCCACTACGGTGGTCGCCGGGAGGTCTGGATGCTCCACAGCGAGGAGAACACCGACCTCCCGTCGGCCGACCGCACCGAGGCCGGGCAGCACACGTTCCGCCGGTCGGGCGAGAACGCCCCCTTCCCGCCGTTCGCGGACCCGTACACGGTCCAGTTCCTGACCTACTGTGTCGAGGCGCCGCTGTCGGACCTCCGGGTGTACGCCGAACTCGACGGCGCGGCGGCGAGCGGCCGGCTCGACGAACTCCTCGAGACGTGGGACGACCACCGGCAGGCGTTCGCGTACCCGGAGTGGTACGACCGCGACCTCCGGCGGTACTTCGGCATCCGCACCCGCGTCGACCTCCCGCGACCGCCGGAGCTCGACCTCGATGCCGTCCGGACGGAGCGCACGGGCGCGGACCTCGCGACCTGGGTGAGCAGCCACGGCCTCGCGTCGTACCTGTGGCTGGGGGACGAGTGGGACCGGTACGAGGGGTACATCACCACCCACGGGACCGACCCGGTGGGCTGGCGGGCGGGGCTCGCCGACCACGGGCTGAGCTATCAGGACATGCGCGCGCTCGTCCCGAACGGGGAGCCGGTGGCGCGGTGGGTCGCCGGTGACCGGTCGTGGAGGGACCTGCTGTCGCAGGTGACGGACCGACTCGCCGAGCGCGAGGGGCTCAGCGTGGCGTTCATCGACGGCGAGTCCACGTAA